One Carassius gibelio isolate Cgi1373 ecotype wild population from Czech Republic chromosome B18, carGib1.2-hapl.c, whole genome shotgun sequence DNA segment encodes these proteins:
- the LOC127977488 gene encoding uncharacterized protein LOC127977488, with translation MFQASSPAVHGGNLSTWLKAVTTPFLPKDASNLQHPEQLDTELDELMARDPNQSDYYRELARIFGSLVHILVTQARLSERSNIAEEAWKDQAPTQSHLDQLLLETQNQREKEDDTDPELQKGGERLHNALQDLRLDTDQREQLEREARKDLNKKLQQGDALLKGAETELKERDYKTWACKTHLQAAQAKFNKLTLQRDKLQDELYTVHTELRQFHRLQSGWIGETHTTKFLPGRHSNPFSQEPRAGKGGVVSLLRKSPASLQEHLSTTEGREPFQRTHVTKPCTAHRELHKLTRSISTFNPDPAGGHDVHASLQAIDFHLQTVANVTDVNTLYLLKITASRDVHCFLDRQPETVKAYYQQLLQTLILEFSDPNSDHGLLIAMDLKQGRFENPQTFCSQLRNTYFGACNEPGMEQDFNLKTLFLPNLHASWSFHLRVPACPRNRTTQELRNLAHKACTKQKTICEKTVKKPKVSVSEHCLELTLDGALQHHSHRHFYRESIPFQASRGQHSAATSETAEILRVLKVLLHMKTHKEDEPSTQNTARHLQTTELTVTAQGDSNTQAPQSTPAHPERDSTGTTNTRYQKMLFRLPAFAASYTRPPTTDRPTCPDANIPGQPCQKGGGPKRSQQGRPDRHRIKPDGDLILPFQKTPI, from the coding sequence atgttccaggcatccagtccagcagtccacgggggcaacctctcgacatggttgaaagcagtgacgacccccttcctgcccaaggacgccagtaacctgcagcacccagagcaactagacaccgagctagatgaactgatggcacgcgatccaaaccaaagcgactactacagagaactcgccaggatcttcggaagcctagttcacattctcgtcacccaggcacggctcagtgaacggagcaacatcgcggaggaggcctggaaggaccaggccccaacccagagtcatcttgatcagcttctcctcgagacccagaaccagcgcgagaaagaggacgacacagatccagagctacagaaaggaggtgaaagacttcacaatgccctgcaagatcttcgcctcgacacagatcaaagagaacagctggagagagaagccagaaaagacctcaacaaaaaactccagcaaggtgacgctctcctaaaaggagcagagactgaattgaaagaaagagactataaaacctgggcctgcaaaacacacttgcaagcggcccaagctaaattcaacaagcttactctgcagagagacaagctccaagatgaactttacactgttcacacagaactgagacaatttcacagattacagagtggctggatcggagaaacgcacaccacaaaatttctcccgggccgccactccaaccctttcagccaagaacccagagctggaaaagggggtgtagtctcccttctaaggaaatcaccagccagcttacaagaacatctgtcaacaacggagggaagagaacccttccagagaacgcatgtcaccaaaccctgcactgctcacagagaacttcacaagctaaccagaagcatctctacattcaatccagatcctgcaggaggacatgatgttcatgcttctttacaagccattgactttcatttgcaaactgtcgccaacgtgacagatgtgaacacattgtacctgttaaaaatcacggccagccgtgatgtgcattgctttctggatcgtcaaccagagactgtcaaagcgtactaccagcaactgctacagactttgattcttgaattctctgatccaaactcagaccatgggctccttattgctatggacctcaaacagggccgatttgaaaacccacagactttctgtagtcagctacgaaacacctacttcggagcatgcaacgaaccaggtatggaacaggatttcaacttaaaaactctgttcctcccaaacctacatgccagttggagttttcatctcagagtcccagcgtgtccccgtaacaggactacacaagagttacggaacttagcccacaaagcttgcaccaagcaaaagactatctgtgaaaagactgtgaaaaaacccaaagtctctgtctctgagcactgcttggagttaaccctagatggcgccctacaacaccacagtcacagacatttttacagagagtcaataccgttccaagccagcagagggcaacacagtgcagccacgtctgagacagcagagatcctgagggtgctgaaagtgcttcttcacatgaaaactcacaaggaagatgagccaagcacccagaacactgcccgtcatctacagaccacagagctaactgtcacagcacaaggtgacagcaacacccaagctccacagtcaacacctgcacaccctgaacgagacagcacaggtaccacaaacacaaggtaccagaaaatgctgtttcgactacctgccttcgcagcgagctacacaagaccaccaaccaccgatcgtcccacctgccctgatgccaacattcctgggcagccttgtcaaaaagggggtgggccgaaaaggagtcaacagggaagacctgatcgacacaggattaaacctgacggtgatctcatcttaccttttcaaaagactccaatttga